A window of the Pseudoalteromonas sp. A25 genome harbors these coding sequences:
- a CDS encoding DNA translocase FtsK 4TM domain-containing protein, with translation MRLNGVQRLLETGLIVSTAAAIFILCALISFDPADPAWSQTSEYVQVNNVTGSAGAWVADILLVSLGWLAFLVPAAIQIFGYLLFKKPHKILQLDYTTLGLRVIGLTLFVTSASAISSINFDDIFSVSSGGVVGDVVAGAMMPAFNFTGTSILLLCFFFAGLTLLTGVSWVEFVDYLGAKVVAFLKWLLAKFEQRSEASGASDNQEQRELPHGSKELSDSNSDTLPEVTTDADSHPQNKSKLLNLKDKLFSEKNDEVKLVDEPSAAENNVFDELDDILEQEINFSAIDDEGFDTASALNALDESAASTSEPAQSVPETTVMSPARPLKSKTEQPQSSYKPEPSAKEKFEALLEERPPMDPLPSLDLLDRPDKQKNPISKEELDAVSRLVEVKLLDFNIQASVVGVYPGPVVTRFELDLAPGIKVAKITGLAKDLARSLSAVSVRVVEVIPGKTYVGLELPNKHREIVRLSEVINAPKFEQNASPLTMVLGKDIAGQPVVADLAKMPHLLVAGTTGSGKSVGVNVMILSLLYKSPPEDVRMIMIDPKMLELSVYEGIPHLLCEVVTDMKEAANALRWCVGEMERRYKLMSALGVRNLKGYNQKVLDAKAAGQPILDPLFKDTDGMAEGPQELDKLPSIVVVIDEFADMMMIVGKKVEELIARIAQKARAAGIHLVLATQRPSVDVITGLIKANIPTRMAFQVSSKIDSRTILDQQGAENLLGMGDMLYLPPGTSVPVRVHGAFVDDHEVHAVVSDWKARGKPNYIEEILCGDATEDILLPGEAPEGGDDESDPLYDEAVGFVIESGKVSVSSVQRKLRVGYNRAARLVEQMEASGVVSAPGHNGAREVLVPRGGAN, from the coding sequence ATGCGTCTAAATGGTGTACAACGCCTCCTTGAAACCGGGTTAATCGTCAGTACCGCTGCGGCCATTTTTATACTGTGTGCATTGATAAGTTTTGATCCCGCAGATCCAGCGTGGTCACAAACAAGTGAATATGTTCAAGTAAATAATGTAACGGGCTCTGCTGGTGCATGGGTTGCAGACATCTTATTGGTCAGTTTGGGGTGGCTTGCGTTTTTGGTCCCTGCGGCGATTCAAATTTTTGGTTACCTATTATTCAAGAAACCACACAAAATCTTGCAGCTTGATTACACCACTTTGGGGTTGAGAGTTATCGGCTTAACGTTGTTTGTAACGTCCGCCAGTGCCATTAGTAGCATCAATTTTGATGATATTTTTAGTGTTTCTTCAGGCGGGGTCGTGGGGGACGTGGTTGCTGGTGCTATGATGCCGGCGTTTAACTTTACAGGTACGTCAATTCTACTGTTGTGTTTTTTCTTTGCGGGTCTGACTTTGTTGACCGGCGTTTCATGGGTTGAATTTGTCGATTACTTAGGCGCAAAAGTCGTTGCGTTTTTAAAATGGCTGCTCGCTAAGTTTGAACAGCGCAGCGAAGCATCTGGAGCGTCTGACAACCAAGAGCAACGTGAATTGCCGCATGGTAGTAAAGAATTAAGCGATAGCAATAGCGATACTCTGCCAGAAGTAACGACCGACGCTGACTCACATCCGCAAAATAAATCCAAGTTGTTGAACTTGAAGGATAAGCTGTTTAGCGAAAAAAATGATGAAGTGAAGTTGGTAGATGAACCATCAGCAGCAGAAAATAATGTATTCGACGAACTAGATGACATCTTAGAGCAGGAAATTAACTTTTCAGCTATTGATGATGAAGGGTTTGATACCGCCTCGGCGCTAAACGCCTTAGATGAATCAGCTGCGAGCACATCTGAACCCGCTCAGAGTGTACCAGAAACAACGGTGATGTCTCCTGCTAGGCCTCTTAAATCAAAGACCGAGCAACCTCAGTCAAGCTATAAACCAGAGCCATCAGCAAAAGAAAAGTTTGAAGCGCTACTTGAAGAGCGCCCACCAATGGATCCGTTGCCGTCACTCGATTTGCTTGACCGTCCAGATAAGCAAAAAAATCCGATTTCTAAAGAAGAGTTAGACGCTGTTTCGCGACTAGTAGAAGTGAAGTTATTAGATTTTAACATTCAAGCGAGTGTAGTAGGGGTATATCCGGGCCCTGTTGTTACCAGATTTGAATTGGACTTAGCGCCAGGAATTAAAGTAGCAAAAATAACCGGTCTTGCTAAAGACTTGGCCCGTTCGCTATCTGCTGTAAGTGTACGTGTGGTAGAAGTTATCCCAGGTAAAACTTATGTTGGCCTTGAGTTGCCAAATAAACATCGCGAGATAGTACGTTTATCAGAGGTGATTAACGCCCCTAAATTTGAGCAAAATGCATCACCGTTAACCATGGTGTTAGGTAAAGATATTGCGGGACAGCCAGTGGTTGCAGATTTGGCAAAAATGCCCCACCTGCTGGTGGCGGGCACAACTGGCTCAGGTAAGTCAGTGGGCGTTAATGTAATGATATTAAGCTTACTATACAAGTCGCCACCTGAAGATGTTCGCATGATCATGATTGACCCGAAAATGCTTGAACTGTCGGTGTACGAAGGGATCCCACACTTGTTGTGTGAAGTAGTCACCGATATGAAAGAAGCAGCAAATGCATTGCGTTGGTGCGTGGGTGAGATGGAACGCCGCTATAAATTAATGTCTGCTTTGGGTGTACGTAATCTTAAAGGTTACAACCAAAAAGTGTTAGATGCGAAAGCGGCGGGACAACCCATTTTAGACCCATTATTTAAAGACACGGATGGTATGGCTGAAGGCCCTCAAGAGCTTGATAAGTTGCCAAGCATCGTTGTAGTAATTGATGAGTTTGCTGACATGATGATGATTGTTGGCAAAAAGGTAGAAGAACTGATCGCTCGTATAGCGCAAAAGGCGCGAGCAGCAGGGATCCATCTTGTGCTAGCAACGCAACGTCCTTCAGTTGATGTAATAACAGGTTTAATTAAAGCTAATATACCAACACGGATGGCGTTCCAAGTTTCTAGTAAAATAGACTCAAGAACAATCTTGGACCAACAAGGTGCTGAAAATCTGCTGGGTATGGGTGATATGTTGTATTTACCACCTGGTACAAGCGTGCCAGTGCGTGTTCATGGTGCATTTGTTGATGACCACGAAGTACATGCAGTCGTCAGCGACTGGAAGGCAAGAGGTAAGCCAAATTATATAGAAGAAATATTATGTGGTGATGCGACAGAAGATATTCTTTTGCCAGGAGAAGCCCCAGAAGGCGGTGATGATGAGTCAGACCCCCTTTATGATGAAGCGGTCGGCTTTGTTATTGAGTCAGGTAAGGTCTCGGTATCAAGTGTGCAGCGTAAACTGCGTGTTGGGTATAACCGTGCCGCGAGATTAGTTGAACAAATGGAAGCATCTGGTGTCGTAAGTGCACCGGGGCATAATGGAGCTCGAGAAGTACTCGTCCCTAGAGGTGGAGCAAATTAA
- the lrp gene encoding leucine-responsive transcriptional regulator Lrp, which produces MHQQLDRIDRKILVELQKDGRISNVELARRIGLSATPCLERVKKLEREGFIRGYKAVVDPAKLGQGLLVYVEITINKNSPDVFDKFNQAVRQHDEIIECHLVSGNFDFLLKTRVTDMSEYRGVLGEILLKLPNVSESRTYVVMEEVKGEEGEVIKPYAP; this is translated from the coding sequence ATGCATCAACAATTAGATCGAATCGACAGGAAAATATTAGTCGAACTTCAAAAAGATGGTCGGATTTCTAACGTAGAGCTCGCGCGCCGTATAGGTTTGAGTGCAACGCCTTGCTTGGAAAGAGTCAAAAAACTAGAGCGAGAGGGCTTTATTAGAGGTTATAAAGCGGTAGTGGATCCTGCTAAACTAGGTCAAGGATTACTTGTCTACGTAGAAATTACGATAAATAAAAACTCTCCAGATGTGTTTGATAAGTTTAATCAAGCAGTGCGTCAGCATGACGAAATCATTGAATGTCACTTAGTGTCTGGCAACTTTGACTTTTTGCTCAAAACTCGAGTGACGGATATGTCAGAATACCGTGGTGTGTTGGGAGAGATCTTATTAAAATTACCGAACGTCAGTGAAAGTCGAACTTATGTGGTAATGGAAGAGGTAAAAGGCGAGGAGGGGGAAGTAATAAAACCCTATGCACCATGA
- the ald gene encoding alanine dehydrogenase, with translation MIIGVPKEIKNHEYRVGMVPASVRELINHGHQVIVENNAGIGIGFTNEDYVEVGATVLETAAEVFAQADMIVKVKEPQAVERAMLREGQILFTYLHLAPDLPQTEDLVKSKAICIAYETVTDARGGLPLLAPMSEVAGRMSIQAGAQALEKSREGRGMLLGGVPGVEPAKVVVIGGGMVGRNAAQMAVGLGADVTILDRNIDVLRSLNAQFGSQAKAVYSTADALEKHVLEADLVIGGVLIPGAAAPKLVTAEHIKAMKPGAAIVDVAIDQGGCIATSKATTHAEPTYIVDEVVHYCVANMPGAVPRTSTFALNNATLPYIIRLANKGYKAALLEDKHFMDGLNVLNGQVTCKEVAEAFNMEYVDARTALENA, from the coding sequence ATGATTATCGGTGTACCTAAAGAAATTAAAAACCACGAATACCGCGTAGGTATGGTTCCAGCGAGCGTTCGTGAACTAATTAACCACGGCCACCAAGTTATCGTTGAAAACAATGCTGGTATCGGCATTGGTTTTACTAACGAAGATTATGTAGAAGTTGGCGCAACTGTATTAGAAACAGCTGCCGAAGTATTTGCACAAGCAGATATGATCGTAAAAGTAAAAGAGCCTCAAGCTGTAGAACGCGCAATGTTGCGTGAAGGGCAAATTTTATTCACTTACCTTCACCTAGCACCGGATCTTCCACAAACAGAAGACCTAGTTAAGAGCAAAGCAATCTGTATCGCGTATGAAACAGTGACTGATGCTCGTGGTGGTTTACCGCTTCTTGCTCCTATGTCAGAAGTAGCTGGCCGCATGTCAATCCAGGCGGGTGCTCAAGCTCTTGAAAAATCACGTGAAGGCCGTGGTATGTTACTAGGTGGCGTGCCGGGTGTTGAGCCTGCCAAAGTTGTTGTAATTGGTGGTGGTATGGTTGGTCGTAACGCAGCGCAAATGGCTGTAGGTCTTGGTGCCGACGTTACTATTCTTGATCGCAACATTGACGTACTTCGTTCACTTAATGCACAGTTTGGTAGCCAAGCGAAAGCAGTTTACTCAACGGCTGATGCACTAGAAAAGCACGTACTTGAAGCTGACCTAGTAATTGGCGGAGTACTTATCCCTGGCGCTGCAGCGCCTAAACTAGTTACAGCTGAACACATCAAAGCAATGAAGCCTGGTGCTGCAATTGTAGACGTTGCTATCGACCAAGGTGGTTGTATTGCAACTTCTAAAGCAACTACACACGCGGAACCAACTTACATTGTTGATGAAGTAGTTCACTATTGTGTTGCTAACATGCCGGGCGCAGTGCCGCGCACTTCTACTTTTGCATTAAATAATGCAACATTGCCTTATATCATTAGGTTAGCGAACAAAGGCTATAAAGCAGCGTTACTTGAAGACAAACACTTTATGGATGGCTTGAACGTACTTAACGGTCAAGTTACCTGCAAAGAAGTAGCTGAAGCTTTCAACATGGAATATGTTGATGCTCGTACAGCGCTTGAAAACGCATAA
- a CDS encoding Kelch repeat-containing protein: MERRAFIRNLVQLTLLASSPSLLANSMSKKALWVDKPRLPAYVQELYPCLFNNHLVIAGALTQSTHDNATMGAMDASNSCYLFDLYKKAWRTGPLLPVKRHHLGLLSTPRGVLAIGGFAASKSDPWQVRKDAFLLPNLHDHWHVSAPLPNPQAESGYAVINNDAHVISGRGLNYGRLSDINDHVFFDGKQWQQAAPLPLARNSGACVAMNNGCLFIGGRIQDKRHQNQSQVDFYDKRTDKWYELAPTPFACSGIAAAAYNNKIYVFGGEQYSYSINRAGITMMHSKTFKHIWEYDFASDKWQTLPLSMTSTRHGLGAISTEQGIYLIGGAKRAGGEMTTNTLELLKFTHSY, from the coding sequence ATGGAACGCCGTGCTTTTATTCGCAACTTAGTACAACTAACGCTACTTGCAAGCTCACCAAGCTTGTTAGCTAACTCTATGTCGAAAAAAGCTCTCTGGGTTGATAAACCCCGCTTGCCCGCATATGTTCAAGAGCTTTATCCGTGCCTTTTTAACAATCACCTAGTTATTGCTGGCGCACTTACACAAAGCACTCATGACAACGCCACAATGGGTGCAATGGATGCCTCAAACTCATGCTACCTTTTCGACTTATACAAAAAGGCATGGCGAACAGGACCGCTACTCCCCGTTAAACGCCATCATCTTGGATTGCTCAGTACACCGCGAGGTGTGCTGGCTATAGGTGGTTTTGCAGCGAGCAAGTCAGATCCCTGGCAGGTACGCAAAGATGCGTTTTTACTTCCTAATTTACATGATCATTGGCATGTATCCGCACCATTACCTAACCCTCAAGCTGAGTCAGGGTACGCAGTCATTAACAATGATGCACATGTCATTTCTGGAAGAGGCTTAAACTATGGCCGTTTAAGTGATATTAACGACCATGTTTTTTTTGACGGTAAGCAATGGCAACAAGCAGCGCCTCTGCCACTTGCTCGAAATTCAGGTGCTTGTGTTGCGATGAATAACGGCTGCCTATTTATTGGCGGTCGGATCCAAGATAAACGACATCAAAATCAATCTCAGGTCGATTTTTACGACAAGCGCACCGACAAATGGTACGAACTAGCCCCTACACCCTTTGCTTGTTCTGGTATTGCTGCAGCGGCTTACAACAACAAAATATACGTTTTTGGTGGTGAACAATATAGCTATAGTATAAATCGCGCTGGTATTACGATGATGCACAGCAAGACATTTAAACACATATGGGAATATGATTTTGCTAGCGATAAATGGCAAACGCTTCCCCTGTCTATGACATCAACCCGTCACGGCCTAGGTGCTATCAGCACAGAGCAAGGTATTTATTTAATTGGTGGGGCGAAACGTGCCGGAGGAGAAATGACAACGAATACTTTAGAGCTATTAAAATTCACACACAGCTACTAG
- a CDS encoding efflux RND transporter permease subunit, producing MSEKRLHSSVSDLPSLAIRRPVLIVVLNLLIIIAGIAALGGVEVRELPDVDRPRLTVSAQLPGGSPETVDTEVTSKLEGAVARVSGVKSIRAQSEESNSRIVVEFRPGTDIEDAANETRESISRVQRELPKEVERVSIIKADSDAQAVVSLAISSQSLDMESLTARVERDLAPQFLTIPGVADVRLNGDRERVLRVALDPLKLTSFGLSVAEVAQVLAQAPFDVPAGSLKSFDQQLIVRADATSITAKQVSDIIVKDNIRVGDVAAVYFGPADARNMVRLDGEPVLSLEIIRQARSNTIEISDEVLKLVERQKLRFPELTLHVMQDDAQFIRGSVDEVLLSLLITVVLVVITLWVFIGSWRATIVPAIAIPMSLMGSVAIIWLLGFSINILTLLALVLATGLIVDDAIVVSENIQRRKAQGLGSRAASVLGTREVFFAVVATTAVLVAVFVPIAFLPSTAGRLFKEFGGVLAGAVIISSFVALSLVPALTSRLPKKSTSNHRLSFIGRRCANIYALMIDWVLRHAWLTLLICILAASSSAFMYTQLKSELLPQEDRGNIRIFARGPDGVGLNFMDRQARAMESVLAPLVDSAQISSVYTVVGQWDPNIVFITVPLADWSERELSQHQIMDQIRGPLGQIPGAPARPFGANSLNLRGQGGGIELALLGDNYLNIFNAAQQFSNQLEQSYPEFGKADISYQPSQPQLRVNIDRQRAQDLGVQLSDIAITLRAAINGDDVADLNVGDQSIPIILQAQNYDIQTPADLANLYVKSQNGQLVPLSSVSRLAEEGVAAELERYAQRRAIELDLQLPKGMMMSEAVEIIRSFAHETLPNGIDLAFKGEALTYQETAHEVMLTYVLAFLIVLLVLAAQFESVNSAFVVMITVPFGMASAFVALKLTGTTLNIYSQIGLVMLIGLLAKNAILLVEFADQRRDQGYEVKEAILDAALIRLRPIAMTLFSTLLGALPLILSVGAGAEARSAIGWVVFGGLGISVFYTLFLTPVIYLGLARFTKPRVDESKRLATELAHAQKN from the coding sequence ATGTCAGAAAAGCGATTACACAGCTCAGTATCAGACTTACCATCATTAGCAATTCGCCGACCCGTTCTTATTGTTGTTTTAAACCTATTGATCATTATCGCTGGTATCGCCGCCCTAGGTGGTGTTGAAGTGAGAGAGTTACCTGATGTAGATAGACCTCGCTTAACGGTTAGCGCCCAACTTCCAGGTGGTTCACCAGAGACGGTTGATACAGAGGTTACGAGTAAATTAGAAGGTGCTGTTGCGCGAGTATCTGGGGTGAAATCAATACGAGCACAAAGCGAAGAAAGTAATAGCCGCATTGTAGTTGAATTTAGACCAGGCACCGATATAGAGGATGCGGCAAATGAAACGCGAGAATCTATCAGCAGAGTTCAGCGTGAATTACCCAAAGAAGTTGAACGTGTCTCAATTATAAAGGCAGATAGTGATGCTCAAGCTGTAGTTAGTTTGGCAATAAGCAGTCAGTCACTGGACATGGAGTCATTAACTGCGCGAGTTGAAAGAGATTTAGCACCGCAATTTTTAACGATCCCTGGTGTGGCAGATGTGAGGCTTAACGGAGATCGGGAACGCGTTTTACGAGTTGCACTCGACCCGTTAAAATTGACAAGTTTCGGGCTTTCCGTTGCAGAAGTCGCTCAAGTGTTAGCGCAAGCCCCGTTCGATGTGCCAGCTGGAAGCTTAAAATCTTTTGACCAACAACTGATTGTCAGAGCTGATGCCACATCTATAACCGCAAAACAAGTAAGCGATATTATTGTTAAAGACAATATCCGAGTCGGTGATGTTGCCGCGGTCTATTTTGGTCCAGCAGATGCAAGAAATATGGTGCGTTTGGATGGTGAACCAGTGCTTAGCCTAGAAATTATTCGACAAGCGCGCTCTAATACCATTGAGATCTCAGATGAAGTACTCAAGCTGGTAGAAAGGCAAAAGTTACGCTTTCCAGAGTTAACCCTTCATGTTATGCAAGATGATGCGCAATTTATCCGTGGCTCAGTCGATGAAGTGCTTCTGTCTCTATTAATTACGGTTGTGCTTGTTGTTATTACGCTATGGGTCTTTATTGGGTCTTGGCGAGCCACCATTGTACCTGCGATAGCTATCCCGATGTCATTAATGGGATCGGTTGCCATTATTTGGCTGTTAGGCTTTTCAATTAATATATTGACCTTACTTGCATTGGTATTAGCAACGGGTTTGATAGTCGATGATGCGATTGTGGTCAGTGAAAACATTCAAAGGCGCAAAGCGCAGGGGTTAGGGAGTCGTGCCGCCTCGGTTTTAGGAACGAGAGAGGTATTTTTTGCTGTTGTAGCAACCACCGCGGTATTAGTGGCTGTATTTGTGCCAATAGCGTTTTTACCTTCCACGGCTGGTCGGCTCTTTAAAGAGTTTGGAGGTGTTTTGGCGGGGGCGGTGATCATTTCTTCTTTTGTAGCGCTGTCATTGGTTCCTGCATTAACTTCTCGATTGCCAAAAAAATCTACCTCTAACCACCGATTAAGCTTTATCGGTAGACGCTGTGCAAATATATATGCGTTGATGATTGATTGGGTGTTAAGACATGCTTGGTTAACACTGCTAATATGTATTTTAGCAGCGAGTTCATCCGCCTTTATGTACACGCAACTAAAAAGCGAGCTGCTACCGCAAGAAGACAGAGGTAACATTCGTATATTTGCTCGCGGTCCAGATGGGGTGGGCTTAAATTTTATGGACAGACAAGCACGCGCAATGGAGAGTGTGTTGGCCCCTCTTGTCGACTCAGCTCAGATTTCATCGGTGTATACAGTGGTTGGGCAATGGGACCCAAACATTGTGTTTATTACCGTGCCGCTTGCTGACTGGTCTGAACGTGAGCTTTCCCAACATCAGATAATGGATCAAATTAGAGGACCATTGGGTCAAATTCCTGGTGCGCCAGCAAGACCTTTTGGTGCAAATAGTCTAAACCTAAGAGGACAGGGTGGGGGGATAGAGCTGGCGCTATTAGGAGACAACTACTTAAATATTTTCAATGCGGCGCAACAATTTAGTAACCAACTTGAACAGAGCTACCCTGAGTTTGGTAAAGCGGATATTTCTTATCAACCTTCTCAACCGCAGTTACGAGTCAATATAGACCGACAAAGGGCGCAAGATTTAGGTGTACAGCTTAGCGATATCGCGATAACACTGCGAGCTGCTATCAATGGTGACGATGTTGCAGATTTAAATGTGGGCGATCAGTCAATCCCAATCATATTGCAAGCACAAAACTATGATATTCAAACACCTGCAGATCTAGCAAACTTGTATGTGAAAAGTCAAAACGGTCAACTTGTCCCATTATCGAGTGTTTCTCGCTTAGCAGAAGAAGGCGTTGCTGCTGAGTTAGAGCGATATGCGCAACGAAGAGCGATTGAACTCGATTTGCAGCTACCAAAGGGTATGATGATGAGTGAGGCGGTCGAAATTATCAGATCTTTTGCGCATGAAACTCTGCCTAATGGTATTGATTTGGCATTTAAAGGAGAAGCACTGACCTATCAGGAAACGGCACATGAAGTCATGTTAACCTATGTTCTAGCATTTTTAATTGTGTTGTTGGTATTGGCTGCACAATTTGAAAGTGTGAACAGTGCGTTTGTAGTAATGATCACTGTGCCATTTGGTATGGCATCAGCATTTGTTGCACTCAAGCTTACCGGCACTACCTTAAATATTTACTCTCAGATTGGTTTGGTAATGTTAATCGGTTTACTCGCCAAAAATGCTATTTTGCTAGTGGAGTTTGCGGATCAACGTCGAGATCAAGGATACGAAGTGAAGGAGGCAATCTTAGATGCAGCATTGATAAGGCTAAGACCAATTGCGATGACCCTATTTTCTACTTTGCTAGGGGCGTTACCGTTAATTTTGTCGGTCGGTGCAGGGGCTGAAGCACGCAGTGCGATTGGCTGGGTAGTGTTTGGCGGGTTAGGGATCTCTGTATTCTACACCTTGTTCCTTACACCGGTAATTTACTTGGGCTTAGCACGCTTTACGAAACCTAGAGTCGACGAAAGCAAGCGCTTGGCAACTGAATTAGCGCATGCACAGAAAAATTAG
- a CDS encoding efflux RND transporter periplasmic adaptor subunit, producing the protein MQLHTLILFFLLAVWSVKLFSQEQRGATIVITQPVQFVATKERIDVVGTSEARRSIILYPAVADRVTYVGFKSGDKVKKGDVLFQLDDRNEQAKAQQAKIHLSNAKRTLARLQDSIKKGATTQSVLDDAKMQVELAQVALAQAKNDVQDHRVVAPFSGIVGISDIEEGDWVTNQTKLVSLDDRAALYIDFKAPEHAISMLKSNSEVRVTPWHDEQESVKVAVAQIDSRIDDRTRSIRVRALLSNENDQFLPGMSFKVALTQLGKRYASIPEAALMWGPTGPYVWLSELGVAKKTKVQVVQRQEGQVLVQGDIRAHETLVVEGVQRLREGQKITEQLAKAQ; encoded by the coding sequence ATGCAGCTACATACATTGATATTATTTTTTTTATTAGCCGTTTGGTCGGTTAAATTGTTCAGTCAGGAGCAACGAGGTGCGACGATAGTGATCACTCAGCCCGTTCAGTTTGTTGCTACAAAAGAGCGTATTGACGTGGTCGGTACGTCAGAAGCTAGGCGTTCAATTATTTTGTATCCTGCGGTAGCTGATAGAGTCACTTATGTTGGATTTAAAAGTGGTGATAAGGTCAAAAAAGGCGACGTGCTTTTTCAACTTGACGATAGAAATGAGCAGGCCAAAGCGCAACAGGCAAAGATTCATTTGAGCAACGCGAAACGTACGCTTGCCCGATTACAAGATAGTATTAAAAAAGGGGCCACCACACAAAGTGTGCTAGATGATGCGAAAATGCAAGTAGAGCTGGCTCAAGTGGCTTTGGCACAAGCCAAAAACGATGTGCAAGACCACCGTGTAGTCGCACCCTTTTCTGGCATTGTGGGGATCAGCGATATTGAGGAAGGAGACTGGGTAACAAATCAAACCAAGCTAGTTTCACTTGATGATAGAGCGGCGCTATATATTGATTTCAAAGCTCCTGAACATGCTATCTCTATGCTAAAAAGCAATAGCGAGGTACGTGTCACCCCTTGGCATGATGAACAAGAGTCCGTAAAGGTGGCGGTTGCGCAAATAGATTCTCGTATTGATGATAGAACAAGGAGCATTCGCGTTAGGGCATTACTATCGAATGAAAATGATCAGTTTTTGCCTGGAATGAGCTTTAAAGTCGCGCTTACGCAATTAGGAAAACGTTACGCAAGTATTCCTGAAGCCGCTTTGATGTGGGGCCCTACTGGCCCTTATGTGTGGTTGTCAGAGTTGGGCGTTGCAAAAAAAACTAAGGTGCAAGTAGTGCAACGACAAGAGGGACAAGTGTTAGTTCAAGGAGATATTCGTGCACACGAAACTCTTGTAGTAGAAGGGGTACAGCGATTACGCGAAGGGCAGAAAATAACGGAACAACTTGCAAAGGCGCAATAA